TCGCCGCCGCCGTTTCCTCAATCTCTTCATGCGCAAAAGGTGGGACGCACACAAACAAAGCATCCAGCTTTTCTGCCTCTACTAGCTCACGCCAAGAGGTGTAGCCATGCGCACCAATGCGCTCAGCAGTCTCTGCAGCCGCCTCTTGGTTCACGTCGCACACCGCAACGACCTTTACCCTTTCGTCCGTCAATAAGCCTTTCAGATGATGCTGCCCGATTCCACCTACGCCGATCATGCCTACACGTACACTCATGCGTCATTCACCGTCCTAGCGTAATACGACTGGTTGCTTCTGTTCAGCAGATTGATAAGCTGCGAGTGCTACTTCCACCGCTCGCAAGCCGTCTTCACCCGTAATCGACGGCGCTTTCTTTTCACGCACGCTGGTGACGAAATCTTTGACCAATTGACTGTCCATGTCATCGCCCCAGTTGACCCACTTCAATCCTTTTTCATTGGAATAGACATCCAGCTTTTGAGAAAAAGCGTCGAGCGAGATCGTGCCTTCTGTCCCGATAATTTCCATCGTCACATCTCCCCATGTCGGGAAGGCTTTGTTACGAGACCAGCTGCAATCGAGTGTGGCAAAAACTCCGTTCTCAAATTCCATGGTCAAAATGCCGCAATCATCAATCGGTGTATCGGAAAACTTGCTGTCTACCTCCGCGTAAACCTCACGCACTTCAGAGTCCATGAACCAGCGCATCAAATCAACAACGTGAACCGTGTGATCGATCACTGCGCCTCCGCCGGATTTTTCCCGATCGACGAACCAACCACCAGGATTTTGTCCACGGTTCGTACCCCGGATCGCCATGATACGTCCGACCTTGCCTTGCTCCACCAATTGCTTTGCTCGAACAACAGCCGGATGGAATCGCACGGGGAATGCCGTCTGCAAAATAACGCCCTGCTCGTGGCAAAAGTCGATCATCTCTTGAGCAGCCTCTGCTGTTGTCGCCAGCGGTTTTTCGCACAAGATGTGCTTGCCAGCCTTCGCTGCCGCTAACGTATGCTCTTGGTGCTTGGCGTTTTCCGAGGTGACGATGACCGCATCGATATCCGTTGCGAGCAGCTCATGATAATCGGAGAAGAACGGAACGCCAAACTTTTCAGCCGCCGCCTTTCCGCGTACTTCATCCTCATCTGCTACTCCGACCAATTGAACCCCATCTACTTTCGCAATCGCATTTGCATAGCTGTATGCATGCATATGTGCAACACTGATGATTCCGAGTTTCATGTCCAGTCCCCTCCTACACCAAAGTTACGGGTTTACCCGTTTCGATTGACACAAGCGCAGCACGAGCGATTTCTACCGCTTTCACGGCGTCTTCTGCCGTCACGAGTGGCTCCAGATCACGGTCGATGCACTCGATGAAATGCTTCAATTCTCTGAAATACGGGTTTTCACGCAACGGACTCTCCGGAACTGCGACTCCGCTCATGCCTGCTTGCTTCGAGCGATTAACCGCCACAAGCGGTTTTTCCTTCGAGCTGTCGTAGGAAATGATGCCTTCCTTCCCTGCCAGCTCCATTTTCATCGCGAAGCCTTCATGTGCCCACGAGCCTTCCACATGTGCAATCATGCCGTTCTTGAAGCGAAGCGTAACCAGTGCGTAATCCATCCGGGCAAAACCTCGACCAAGCAAGCCTTTCGCGTACACACGCTCCACATCCCCGAAGCACCAACGCAAAAAGTCAAAATCGTGAATGATCATATCTAATACAAGGCTGCCACTGTTTTTGTAGTCCGCGTACCAGTCGTTCCACGCTGTTGGGAAAATACCACCACGGAACGTACGTGCCACACCAACGTTACCAATCGCACCATCATTAACCAACTGACGGGACTTTTCATATTCCGGGAAGAAGCGCAGGACGTGTCCAACGAACAGCTTGACGTTCTTCTCCCGGCAATAATCAACGATAAAACGAGCCTCTTCCTTATCACGAGCCAACGGCTTTTCGCAAATGACATGCTTGCCTGCATCCGCAGCCTTTTTCACATAAGTTTTATGAAGGTACGTAGGCAAACACACGTCTACGATGTCGACCTGCGCCAATTTTTCCATAGCCTCTTCATAGCTTTCAAACCATTCTGTTTTTGTCTCTGCTGCCAGCTCTTTTCCTCTCTCGCTGCGGATATCGACGATCCCGACCAGCTTGACGTTTTCCATGGCAGCATACGATTTCGCGTGAACAGTCCCCATGGTTCCTGCTCCGATTACCAGAACATGATGCATAATGGTTTCACTCCTTTTTTCGAAAATGACTATTTGGACCCAGTTAGGGTAATTCCCTCGACAAAATGCTTCTGCAAGAATATAAAGACGATGATCATCGGCCAAATGGCAAGAACGGAGCCCGCCATCAAAATCGGGTAATTCGTCAAATTGGTGTGCTCGCCCGTCAAGTACGCCAAACCAGCGGAGAGCGGCATTTTATCAGGCGTGCTGTTGACGATCAGCGGCCACATTAGGTCGTTCCAAGACCACAACGCTACGAAAATGGCGAGTGCGATCAAGCCGGGCCTCGCCAGCGGCAACATAATTCTCCAGTAAATCTGAAAATGGTTGCAGCCATCGAGCTTCGCCGCCTCTTCCAGTTCTTTTGGCAGCGACATGAAAAACTGACGCAGAAGAAACGTTCCAAATGCACTAAACAATCCTGGTACAATCAATGCTGTTAACGTGTTCAGCCAGCCAAGCTCTTTCATGATCATAAATTGCGGAAGCAGAAACACCTGACCTGGCACCATCAAAACGGTCAAGAACAAGATGAACAAGGCGTTTCGCCCTGGAAATTCAATTCGCGCGAATGCGTATGCCGCAAGCGAGCAAAGGAATACTTGCCCGACTACCTTCGCCGCGGTTGTGATCACGGTATTCCAATAAAAGTCCAAGAAGGGCAGCATCTCAAAAATATGGGTGTAATTCTCCCATTGATACTTGGTCGGCAAAATGACTGGAGGCACCTGTGTCGATTCGCCTAGTGACTTGAGAGAAGTGAGGACCATCCAGACGAATGGCGCAATCATCACGAGAGCACCTGCAATCAACAGCAGATGAATCAACAACTTCTTGCCCATTTTGTTCCGACTCGTATAAACACTCATTCCATATCCCTCCCGTCTGTTCAGCTTTGATTAATCATAGTGAACCCATTTTTTCTGTAACTTCATTTGAATAGCAGTGACGATCAGGATCATCACCAGAAGCACGACAGCAACTGCGGCCGCATAGCCACCGTTCCCTGATTCAAATCCATTCGTAAAGAACAAGTACGCCATCGTCTGCGTTTGCTCAGTCGCCGGATTGCCCATTTTGCTTCCGAGCATCAGATAAATCAGGTCAAATACTTGAAAAGCCCCAATCAAGGAAGTGATACTGACGAAAAAGATCGATGGAGTCAACAGCGGCAACGTAATCTTGAAAAACATACGAACCGGTCCCGCTCCGTCAATTTCTGCTGCTTCGTAATAGCTTCTCGGGATCCCTTGCAATCCGGCCAGAAAAATCACCATGTTGTATCCGATGGAGCTCCAAACGGCAACGATAATCACCGCATACAAAGCAATGGCGGGATCAGATATCCAGCGTGGGCCCTCAATGCCTACCAAGCCCAGCAAATAATTGATCAGACCGTAGTCAGCGTTGTACAACCATCTCCACACCATCGCCACCGCTGCCGCCATCGTCACAACGGGCAGGAAGTACAGGGTGCGATAAATCGTAATACCCTTAATTTTCTGATTAAGCAGCACAGCGATAAAAATGGAGATAGCGATACCGACAGGAACTGCGATCACTGTATAAATTAGCGTGTTTTTCAGCGCGATCCACAAGTAAGGGTCCTTGAACAACAACTCGTAATTATGTAAGCCAGCCCACTTGTACTTGCCGAATCCTCCCCATTTGGTAAAGCTCAAATAAATGGTTTGTACGATCGGCCATAAGTAGAAGACACCCAACCCGATCAGTGTGGGAGCAATCATGAGATACGCCCAGAACCAATCACTTCTCTTCATGCGATTCAACGATTTTTTCGTTTTTGGCTGGACGGCGGCGTGCATTTCAGGCTGCAACTGGCTGCTCATCGCATTCATTCCCTCCTTACATAAGCTTTTCAAAAAAGGATGGCCTCGTCCATGATGCGAAGCCATCCATCATGGAGCTTTTATTCTTGGCTAAGCATTTCGTTCATTTTTTGTGCGAGCTCTTTGGAAGCATCCTCTACGCTCATTTGACCAGCCCAAGCCTTGGTCATGAGCTCTGTTTCCAGCTTGGCCCATTTTGCTGTGTCCTTCGAGATCGGATATGGTTTTGCTGCAGCTGCCTGATCAATAAAAATTTTCAGATTAAAGTTCGGCATGGATTGTACCCATGTATCCTGTGTTCCGTTAAATGCCGGAATCGCAGCACCCGATTTTGCCAGGATTTCTGCCCCTTCTTTCGAACCCAAAAATTTCACGAATTCCCATGCTTCCTTCGGATGTTTGGTATTAGCCGAAATCACGTTGCCCAGGCCGTGAATGACGCTTGTGTTCTCTTTCCCTTTTGGAAGATACGTCACGTCCACTTTGTCCTTTGTATACTCATTCTTATTAAAAGCAGATGCCATCCATGATCCGTTGTACATCATCGCGATCTTGCCTGATTCAAACAGCTGTGTTGCCTCTGTTTCGGACAATTGTGCTGCTGTTGGGGATGATTTTTCGTTGATCAGGTCTGTCCAAAACTTGAGGCCTTCGATCGTTTCCGGTTTGTCATAGCCGGACGTTTTCTTGTCTTCCGAAATGATATAGCCACCGCTTTGATAGATCGTGTTATAGAAGCCGTCTTGTCCATAAGGAGGTGCTGCAATTCCCCAAACGCCTTTTTTCTCATCAGTCAATTGCTTTGCTGCTTCCTTCAGCTTGTTCCAATCCCAGGTTTCGTCTGGATACGATACTTTTGCGTCGTCAAACAGTTTCTTGTTGTACCAAAGGCCAATGGTGTCGAAGTCTTTCGGTAGCGCGTAGTTTTGTCCATCGTAGGTGTAGAGATCAACGAGAGCTTTCGGATAATTGTTCAGATCGATGCCATCTGCCTTAATTTGATCTGTAAGCGGCAAGAGCATGTCATTCGCTGCGTATTTAATAATACGTGGACCATTAATCCAAAAAATGTCTGGCAAGGTGCCACCCGTTGCGGCTGCCTCCATCTTTGTCCAGTATTGCTTGTTAGGCGTTAGCTCGATTTTGATGTCCACGTTCGGATTCTTTTCGTTAAACTTTTTCGCGATTTCCTCCATCGCAGGCAATTGGTTTTTGTCCCACAGAGCATATGTGAGCGTTACCTTTTCGCCTGAAGCAGCACTGTCAGTCGTTCCAGCTGGTGCGGAGCTCTGTCCGCCGCCCGAACATCCTGCCACTGCTACCAAGAGAGCAGCCATTGCAATCGAAACCAACTTCTTCATCAGAAATCCCTCCTCGATTTACGTTCTCCTCTTTTACCCCCAAAACATTGCCAAACACGACACGCTTCCCTTTTCGACTCGCCCCCTTTCAACGATTTTTGATGGATGAAAACTTTCTTTTTCCAATGACCAAATAAAGTATGCAAAAAAGATGTTACAAGCTGAAGTGAAAAACCTCTTGTAACAAAACAGCAGCAGCAGCCTTGACCTCGAAATCAGCTCCCAATACAGTTGGACGGAATTCCAGCCCTTCGACCATCGTCCCCATCGCTTGAGCCATCACTTGTTTTTGGATGCGATCAAACAATACTTGATTGTCTCGGATCATTTCTCCACCCAGAATGATTAGGCTCGGGTTGAACAAATTCACCAGATTCACAATGCCGATCGACAAGTACGAAGCGATTTCGTCGACGATGTCTTGGCATACTTGATCCCCTTGATGCAGTGCTTGGCGAAAGACATCAAATGTGATTCTTGTCATATCTCCGTCAGCCAAATCCATGACGAGCGTTTCTTTTCCGCGTGTAACGGCGGACAATATGCCTGAGTAAATGGCTGGCCACGCCACGTAGTTTTCCAAACAGCCGACGTTGCCGCAGTCACAGCGCATCCCACTTCGATCGACTGTCGTATGCCCGAATTCACCTGCTCCACCTCGGCTTCCGCGGAAGATGGAACCGTTTACAACGAGACCCGAACCAACCCCTTCTCCTACGGTAACAAACAGGAGATTGTCAGCATTCAGTCCACCACCGAAGTTTTTTTCTGCCAGGGCGATTGCATTGGCATCATTGTCGAGCCATGTGTTTAGCCCAAAACGTTCTTCTGCCATGTCCTTTAACGGAACATCATGCAAGCGCAGCTTGGAGTTGAAGCGGATGACCCCACTCGCTGCATCGACAATCCCTGGTGCGATGATGGAAATGCCTAGACAACGACTAACATCATCCACTGACTGGAGAAAGTCCTCAATCGAATCCAGCACATACTGGATGATCAGGTCACTCACTAGACCAGCTTTTACCGGATAGATTTTCTTTTGCTTTGTAGCCGCTTCCAAATTCATTTCAGCAATCGTAATCGCTGTATTCGTAATAGAGACGCCAATCAAAAACTTCCCGTCTGGACAGAAGCGAACCATAATAGGCTTACGGCCACCCTTTGACTCACCTGTCCCATCTTCTGCAACCATGCCGTCACGGATCAGCTCATTGACTGCCGAGGTGACTGTAGTTGGACTGATGCCCTGCTTTTTGGCGATATCACTTCGCGAGATGGGCCCAAACTGGCGAATAGTGTCGAGTATAATAAAGCGATTGAGCTCTTGGATTAGTTTCAGATCTCCAGTTCTGCGCATCGTATTCGTTCATCCTTTGTTTTTCCAATGACTTTATAAAGTGATCATACTGAAATTTGTATTTTGTGTCAATTTCGTTTTTTCTTAGATTTCAATCAATTTTTTCTGATTGAATATTCCATATATATTCGCCAACAATCAAGCTGATATACTATATCGCCTTGGGTGCCTATCTCACCTTGGATTCTAATAGCTCTGGAGACTTTATCGGAGGCTACGATGAAACGAAAACCATTCCACTAAAGAATGGCCCCGCCAAGTTCGGTTACAACGGCCCATTAGCCACTCTTATCTGGAAAAACCGCTCCACCCACTATGAACTAACGTACCATTACTATTATGAGGACGATGTGGAAGCCAAGCTGGTGGAGATTGCCTTCTTCGGATCAGTCATTACTCCATCGACCTTTTCATTGAGATCGATCCCCATGACTTTCCCATTGCTACCGTTGATCGAGATATGCGTCAGCCAATCCTCTACAGGAATCCCTTGCTTTTGCATTACAAAATGGAAGGCGTATTGATTTGTACTTTCATCATATTCTCCGGGCTGAAGTAGCAGCAGCTCACCCGTACCGGCAGGAGCGATCTCTGCTAATTCATTTATGGCCAATTGCAAAGCCTGCTCTTGCGTCAATTTTTTAGTAGCGGTCTTTGACACACGAGTATCGATGACATGATAGTTCACAATTGAACCTGTCTCCGGTTCGATTAGCATGCTCCCAATCCATCCGTCGTCCGTTCTCCACGAATAATTAGTACGTCCCTCCCCTTTCTTTGTTTTCCAGAAATAATTGATAATCACGGGTTTTCACCAGTTAATTCTTCAAAAAAGACATCCCCTTTTGCAAAATCATAACCCCTTTTTCTACCAGTTTGTTTATTTCAGGTGTCATTTGCTCTACTTTTATTTTTTCCAGCGTGTTCTCCCTTGCCATTGCACCACTAGAAGATGACATCGCAATACTTGCAGCCATCAGGAGGAACACAGCGTGCGTAACTTTTTTCATCATTTCTCTTCCTCTCGTCTGTTCATATTTGCTTTCTCGCATTCATTATTCGAACCTCAATCTGTTTTGTTTCAATTATCCCGAAACATTTACATAAAAAAACATTCCTCCGATGAATCGAAGGAACGCTGTGCCTGCCTTGGTAAGAAGTCGGAATACTCCCCTTTGCTTTTCATTTAAGTCCCCAACTGGGCCTTATGGCTTGGCTTATTTCTTATGTATGTTAAAATTTACAAAAAAGGGAAATGGGGCGTTAGTATGAGTGAGCAGCCCTTTTGGTTTAAAGCGACTGCAACTGTTGTTGTTGTCATTGGAATTTTAGCACTACTGACAAGTGTCGCTTTCTTTCAGCTATTAGCATTGGTAGGCCTTGTCGTTATCTGTTCCTCGAAAGGCGTATTGGAATGGAAAAAAAACAGAGACTGGTCTGTTATTATTTTTGGACTGGTTGCATTACAAATCGTTATTGTTATCAACGCATTCTATCACTTTTTTACATAAGCCACTTTGTTAATTCGACATGAGTGGAAAATATTTCTTGATTACTATAATGAACATTAATATAATAATAGTGAATTTGGAATTTTAAGGAGGGGCTTCTATGAATACTGCAATTGCGATTCTTACTTTTATTGGAGATCTTATTCCATTAGTCCTCCAACTGTTAAAAGCCTTTGCTTAATTTCCAAACGAACAAATAGGGGCTGTTCCTCCGTCATTTATGACTAGAGGGACAGCCCCTTCCTTACTTATTGGGTATCTGCATTTCCTTCTGTTTCTGGCGTTTCTTCTGTTCCTTCCGTTCCTTCGGTTTCCTCCAAAATCTCCTCATCTACATAACCATCGACTCCTTCTACTGCCGCTTGCTGTTGAACTTGCCAGAGAGCCGCTACATTTGATGGCTCCCACCCTACGAGAGAAGTGTGTGGTTGCAGACATTTGTATACCTTGCCTTGATAGCTAACCAGGTCACCAGGCACGTAGCTTACATTTGGCGCCCATGCTGGAGTTCCCGGATTTGCAGCATCTGTCACGCCTACGACCTCGATGCTTTTCTGAGAAGAATTACCTGCTGCATCCTTCGCTACCACCGAGAAGGTATAAGACGTGTTAGGCGTGAGTCCTGTGACAGTTGCAGTCGTAGTCGTTACATCCGCTGCTAATGCTGTCCCGTTGTAAACCTCGTAATTCGTCACCGCAATATTGTCTGTAGAAGCAGCCCAGCTCAGGCTGATACTCGTGCCTGTTTTCCCTGTTACGACTAGATTAGTAGGTGTGCTTGGAGGTTGATTGTCTGGCTGAATCGTATCCGTCGTAACCGTTACCTCATTGCTTGCTACTGAGGAATTACCCGCTGCATCTTTCGCCTTCACCGTGAATTGGTACGTAGTGCCAGCTGTAAGCCCGCTAATCGTCGTAGTTGTACCGGTTACCGTTTTCGCAAGCTGAGTGCCATTGTATACTTCATAGCCAGTAACCCCTACATTGTCGGTAGCAGCTCCCCAACTCAGGCTAACACTTGTAGCGGTTTTTGCAGTCGCTTGGAGAGTGGCTGGAGCTGTCGGCGGTACGTTGTCGACTGGAGCTGTCCCGCCCAGAAGATCGCCATTCACTTTGTCCAGTAGAACCTTGTTACGGTCCCCGCTAAATTCCCAGAACATTGCGCCTGCCAATCCTTTGGATGTAATATAAGAGGTTTTGTGTCCGATCGAAGTCACATCGTCATAGCTAATATATGTTTTCGAAGCCGTGTTGAAGAGGTAAGGCACTTTTGCCGCGTCATTCCAGTGGCGTGTGAAGCCATTTTTGTTTACATAATTATTTTGGATATCCGTGAAGTCAAGCATGCCAGGTTCCCACGTTCCTACTGAAGGCCCAGTGCAATTTTGATATTCTCCATTGTTAGCCGTTCCGCAACCCGACCAGCCCCTTCCGTAAAACGGAAGTCCGAGAACGAGCTTGCTGGCAGGAACACCGTCACGAAGATGACCCTCTACAGCTGTTTGGATATTATAGGTTTGAGCATTTGGCAAACCAGCTGCTCCTGCTGCTGGATCATAGGCCAACGGCGCGTTATGTCCAGTCTGCTTTTGGAAGGCTCCATAGAAGTCGTAGGTCATAATATTGATCCAATCCACAACCCTGGCAATATTTCCAAGCTCTGTATTTGCTGCATAGCTAGGGCTGGCACCAGAGGCAATCGTCAAATAGTACTGTTTGCCATCCGTTACCTCAGCCGCATCGAGTTTGTTTCTGACAGCCTGTAGCAACAACGTATAATTTTGCTTATCTTCTGGACGTTTGCTGTTTCCAGGCAAGCCTCCTTCAACTGGGTACTCCCAATCGAGATCGACCCCATCCATCTGATATTTCCGGATAAAATCTACCGAAGATTGTGCAAATACTTCCCGTGCAGCCGGATCTGCCGCTACATCAGAGAAGCGATTGGACCACGTCCAGCCCCCGATCGATATCAATGTCTTCAATTGAGGGTTTTTTTGCTTCAATTTTGCCAATTGATTCAAATTTCCGCGGATCGGCTGATCCCACGTATCTCCTGGAAAGGATTTTTGCACATCAATCCATGGATCTCCGAGAACAACCGTACCATTTGGGGCATTAATATTGCCTACTTCATTCTGGCAAGCCCACGTTTGTGGATTGGGCCCCGTTGGATCTGGGTTGCCGTGTCTGCCATTCCAGCAAATATCCGCAAATGCGTAGTTAATATGCGTTACTTTATTGGGATCGATATCCGTTACATTGTAGTTTCGTCCATAAGCCCCCCATGAGGGATAGTAGCCAATAATTTTGTAATTGGATACCGCTGTCTCCTCCGCTTGATTTTCCTCTACTTGCGCCGCCTGTGCCGCCATTGGCAATACGGAGGTGACAAGCAGGGCACCTACCATTAGCACATTCCTAACACATTTACTGAATTTCATAGTATCCCTCTCGATCTTCATGGATTTTGTTACAAATCCATCTTATTACGACTTATATCACGATATGCTAATGTATTTACATAAATGGTAATAAAAGGGTAATTCGATGCAAAAGAACATAAAAAAACCCTTCCCTCCGACCAAGGGAAGAAAAGGGAGGATGGGTGGACTGTGTTCAAATCTCTCGTTCACCAAGTCGAACGAGAGATTTGACACCTAATTTTTGCATGGCATCGCTACGTTTTTACTACTTCTACATACCTAAGATTTAACTGTTCCACACTACTCGTTTCCAAAAACGAGCTTTTACTTAATAATATCTTACAATATGTAGTTATCTGCTTTCTTTATGATCTCGTAATGCTACACTTTCACTAAAGAAGTGTTCATTCAGAAGGGATCGCCTTTCTCTCCCTAAAACGTCCAAGGTTCACTTCGCCTTATGATTTTATTTTCTCAAAAAAGATTATCCTAAATAAATTACAGTGATAAAACCTTTTCACAATTATCGGATTCAACTCAAGCATAGATAAATCCGATAATAATGATACATATCACCAATTTTTACTAGTTAGCTAGTGTTAAGAGTTAATATCCTTACATTTTTCGTTTGAAAGGAATGGCACTGGGTTGGGATCGCTTAATTGGATTAAAAGTAAGTACATAAAAGTTATATCTTTCATTGAACAACATAGAGACAAAATACCTTTCAGCAAATTCATACTCTTATACTTGAGAATCCCCATTACTTTGAGAGTACTTGTAGCTCTCGCCTTTTTAGGTATAACTCATGAAATAATATATATTATTGGTTTTATTATCTTACAAAGTAAAGGGAAAAATGAGGTACTTTCCTTAATAACTGCTTTTCAGAATCCAATAAACTTTAATAACGAACTATATTATTATTACTCATTCGTATATTTGTTTATGACCTTAATAGCTATTATTCCTTTTGGTCTAGCCTTGTTTTATGGAACAATTATGTTACAGAAAATTAGATCCAAAAAACTATATTTCAGTTTTGCATTATTATTTTTGGGTGTACTATTGCTCTTATCGTTTTCATTATTACATACTGCATCTTTGCTATCTTATTACTTATTTTACTCTTCAAAATACTCCTCCTTTTGGGAAGTGGCAATTAATCACATTTTTTATGCAAAAGAAATACAATGGAATACCTCTGCAATCGATTTAGATTCTTTTCAACAAGAAGTTTTTATCTCATTACAATCTGGAAATATGGCTGCGGTACTTTTAATATACCTATTTTTTGTTTTTAGAAAGAAATTAAAACAATCGGAAAAAAAGCATAAAAATACATTAAAAGCAGTTCTTTGTGAATCAAAAATTTTATTACATAATTATTCAAAGTGGGATTTTCTGAAATCGAATGCGTTCATTCTACATACTAGAATAATGAGATCCATTTCCTATATTTCCTACATCATTTTACTTGTAATATTCTCTTTTACTATAATTCTTATATTTGTATCACATACAGCTCATCAATTCGGAGGATTCGGTAAGAATCTTGCACAATTTGATACAGATTTAGTATTAGTGAGCTATACACTGAATGGTGAAATAAAAAAGGTAGAAGGAATTCGAGTTTTTCAAGATAAAAATTACATTGTGGTAAGAGACAGCAAAAACCAAATTCATTACATTTTTACAGACCAAATTCATATTAGGAATAGACAATAATATTGCTCTATAAAAAAATTCAACGTGGGTCAAACTACTAGTACATTTTAAGTATCGTTGACTCCTAAAAAATTCTTCCTTACATATTAATCCGTATAAAGAATGCTCAATTTACTGAAAATCTTCAATTTCTCCTTTTTTCCCCGTAGCAAATACATCAATATATTTTAACGTTTCTTCCAATATCTCCCTTGCCACCAAGGGAAGAAAAGAAACGCTAAGTTAACTGATTTCAAATTTCTTTTTCGCAAAGTCGAAACTAGATTTATTATCAAAAATTCCCCTCCGTGTAGAGGGGAATAGTTATTATATACCTATGACATTTCTCATTATTTCTAATCGACGTACTCTTTTGCTTCTAGATTGTGTTCCGGATTTTTAGCCATTAATTTTAACCCGATGTATTCTTGCAGATGATTTCCTTTACTGCAGTTTGATCATTTTTCTGTGAGGTAAATCGTAAATTATATATTTTTTTAACTTCTAGTTTAATAAATATAAAAAAAATCCTCCCAAGGGAAGAAAAGAAAGGCTAGGTGGACTGAGTTCAAATCTCTAGACTACTGCCTGAGATCGACATTTGACACCTGACCTGATTTTTGCATGACATTACTAATGTGATTGCGCACAGTCTTTTCGCTGATGAAAAGTTGTCCGGCAATCTCTTTGGATGTCTTATCTTGGACCAAGAGTTCAAACACTTCTCTTTCCCGATTCGTTAACAACGACTCGGTTTGGTCGCTACCCTTCAATAGTAAAAACAGAGATTCACTTCATTTAACTTCACATAACCTCAACAAACCAAAAACCATTGGTATTGCCAGTCTATTTGACGGTAGAGTAACTAACCCTTCACTTCTATCCACCTACTCAAACTTCCCTTAACTCCTTTTTTAGCATCAAAATTAGCTATTGTTAAGACCCTACTCATATCCGTTCAATATCTTCAATGCCCTTTCCAAGCAGCTCGAAATGACCTACATTGCGGTATATGTTTAATAAGAACCTTAATTAAGGAGATATTTAATTGGTTACAAAAGACAAACTCAGCCTCATACTCGCTGCACTC
This genomic stretch from Brevibacillus sp. DP1.3A harbors:
- a CDS encoding YcdB/YcdC domain-containing protein; the protein is MIINYFWKTKKGEGRTNYSWRTDDGWIGSMLIEPETGSIVNYHVIDTRVSKTATKKLTQEQALQLAINELAEIAPAGTGELLLLQPGEYDESTNQYAFHFVMQKQGIPVEDWLTHISINGSNGKVMGIDLNEKVDGVMTDPKKAISTSLASTSSS
- a CDS encoding LuxR C-terminal-related transcriptional regulator translates to MKGSDQTESLLTNREREVFELLVQDKTSKEIAGQLFISEKTVRNHISNVMQKSGQVSNVDLRQ
- a CDS encoding glycosyl hydrolase family 18 protein — protein: MKIERDTMKFSKCVRNVLMVGALLVTSVLPMAAQAAQVEENQAEETAVSNYKIIGYYPSWGAYGRNYNVTDIDPNKVTHINYAFADICWNGRHGNPDPTGPNPQTWACQNEVGNINAPNGTVVLGDPWIDVQKSFPGDTWDQPIRGNLNQLAKLKQKNPQLKTLISIGGWTWSNRFSDVAADPAAREVFAQSSVDFIRKYQMDGVDLDWEYPVEGGLPGNSKRPEDKQNYTLLLQAVRNKLDAAEVTDGKQYYLTIASGASPSYAANTELGNIARVVDWINIMTYDFYGAFQKQTGHNAPLAYDPAAGAAGLPNAQTYNIQTAVEGHLRDGVPASKLVLGLPFYGRGWSGCGTANNGEYQNCTGPSVGTWEPGMLDFTDIQNNYVNKNGFTRHWNDAAKVPYLFNTASKTYISYDDVTSIGHKTSYITSKGLAGAMFWEFSGDRNKVLLDKVNGDLLGGTAPVDNVPPTAPATLQATAKTATSVSLSWGAATDNVGVTGYEVYNGTQLAKTVTGTTTTISGLTAGTTYQFTVKAKDAAGNSSVASNEVTVTTDTIQPDNQPPSTPTNLVVTGKTGTSISLSWAASTDNIAVTNYEVYNGTALAADVTTTTATVTGLTPNTSYTFSVVAKDAAGNSSQKSIEVVGVTDAANPGTPAWAPNVSYVPGDLVSYQGKVYKCLQPHTSLVGWEPSNVAALWQVQQQAAVEGVDGYVDEEILEETEGTEGTEETPETEGNADTQ